A genomic segment from uncultured Desulfuromonas sp. encodes:
- a CDS encoding DUF3343 domain-containing protein, whose translation MKMVESHQRLIIFNSIHRVMLAETRLQDQFEILLIPVPRALSSDCGMVIRFDDKDQQEIVLLLTQLGLKPFTIYAPDRDGEGFDVVGEFS comes from the coding sequence ATGAAAATGGTGGAAAGCCATCAGCGGTTGATTATCTTCAATTCCATTCATCGGGTGATGCTGGCTGAAACACGCCTTCAGGATCAATTCGAGATCCTTCTCATCCCGGTGCCGCGAGCGCTGTCCAGCGATTGCGGGATGGTGATTCGTTTTGATGATAAAGACCAGCAAGAGATTGTCCTTCTGCTCACTCAACTGGGGCTTAAACCCTTTACAATCTATGCGCCGGACCGTGACGGGGAGGGGTTTGACGTGGTTGGGGAATTTTCTTGA
- a CDS encoding DciA family protein: MTKRPSGKNATSTARTIIEGLFAHLGIADKIEQHRIWLIWKDCVGPQIAAQASPLRIRDNILEVRVSHPVWMQQLQLLKPRLIERINTELGETPIKDMFFRRGQPKREDAPAVEKIILPELNETEQREISEMVSTLDDAETRRALRELLSRQRQLDKARKKSF, encoded by the coding sequence ATGACCAAGCGCCCTTCCGGAAAAAACGCCACAAGCACAGCTCGCACAATCATAGAAGGGCTGTTTGCGCACTTGGGTATTGCCGACAAAATCGAGCAGCATCGTATCTGGCTGATCTGGAAAGACTGTGTCGGCCCGCAGATCGCCGCCCAGGCCAGTCCACTTCGTATTCGGGATAACATTCTTGAAGTCCGTGTCAGTCATCCGGTCTGGATGCAACAGTTGCAACTGCTCAAACCACGCCTGATCGAACGCATCAATACGGAGCTCGGAGAAACACCGATCAAGGATATGTTTTTCCGACGCGGTCAACCGAAGCGTGAGGACGCTCCTGCTGTAGAAAAAATCATCCTCCCGGAGCTGAACGAAACCGAACAACGTGAGATCTCAGAGATGGTATCAACCCTTGATGATGCTGAAACCCGTCGCGCCTTGCGAGAGCTTCTCAGCCGCCAACGTCAGCTCGACAAGGCGCGCAAAAAATCATTCTGA
- a CDS encoding tRNA1(Val) (adenine(37)-N6)-methyltransferase yields the protein MTDAFLTELETLDRLDGFDIKIIQHREGYRFSIDPVLLADFSQPRRHERIVDLGCGSGVMALILARSCPTVSVLALELQDAQVERARRSVFLNALQTQINVEQVDIRQIASSWHGVYDLVVSNPPFRPLGQGRCSQGDERALSRHEVSGGLLDFVRASAVLLKHGGRLAMIHLAERSAEVMDAMSRQGFAVKRLRYVHSRQGDPARLVLLEGRKGGQPGVQVEAPLYLYHDERSQSPQTGQRDRYSKEVEQIYAGRLRSE from the coding sequence ATGACGGACGCGTTTTTGACTGAGCTGGAAACCCTTGATCGGCTTGATGGCTTTGATATCAAGATTATTCAGCATCGTGAGGGGTATCGGTTTTCCATTGATCCCGTCCTGCTGGCAGACTTTTCTCAGCCACGTCGTCATGAGCGGATTGTTGATCTGGGCTGTGGCAGTGGGGTCATGGCCTTGATTCTCGCCCGTTCTTGTCCGACGGTTTCAGTGCTGGCGCTGGAACTGCAGGACGCTCAGGTGGAACGGGCACGCCGCAGCGTGTTTCTCAACGCTCTACAAACCCAGATCAACGTCGAACAGGTTGATATTCGTCAGATTGCATCGTCATGGCATGGCGTTTATGATCTGGTTGTGAGTAATCCCCCTTTTCGGCCATTGGGCCAGGGGCGTTGCTCTCAGGGCGATGAACGAGCTCTTTCTCGTCATGAAGTGTCGGGAGGGCTCCTGGATTTTGTCCGCGCTTCAGCGGTTCTACTTAAACATGGCGGTCGTCTGGCCATGATTCATTTGGCAGAGCGTAGCGCCGAGGTGATGGATGCCATGTCCCGGCAGGGTTTTGCTGTTAAGCGGTTGCGCTATGTGCATAGTCGCCAGGGGGATCCGGCACGGCTGGTTTTGCTGGAAGGACGTAAAGGAGGACAGCCGGGTGTGCAGGTGGAGGCGCCGCTCTATCTATATCACGATGAGCGCTCACAGTCGCCGCAAACAGGACAGCGGGATCGCTACAGCAAGGAGGTCGAGCAGATTTACGCTGGGCGTTTACGTTCAGAATGA
- the ccsB gene encoding c-type cytochrome biogenesis protein CcsB — protein MTSGQLFNMVTIGYFAAMVLFIAYLATRSDLVAKLATVLSLAGFVAHTSAIGLRWYETYQIPGGAGYAPLSNLYESVVFFSWTILLIYLLIDLKYKQRAVGAFVLPFAFLAMTWAQLRLDSTISPLVPALQSNWLTYHVITCFLGYAAFAVACGVSIMYLIKVGKESADSDAPAGGIVGLFPSAKILDDLNYKAIMIGFPLLSLGIITGAAWANYAWGTYWSWDPKETWSLIVWFIYAAFLHARITRGWAGRKAAILSIVGFAATIFCYLGVNLLLAGLHSYGS, from the coding sequence ATGACAAGTGGTCAGTTGTTTAATATGGTAACCATTGGCTATTTTGCGGCTATGGTCCTGTTTATCGCCTATCTGGCAACACGCAGTGATCTGGTCGCAAAACTGGCAACCGTTCTGTCGTTGGCAGGTTTTGTTGCTCATACTTCAGCGATTGGCTTACGCTGGTATGAAACCTATCAGATCCCCGGTGGCGCGGGTTATGCGCCATTATCCAATCTCTATGAATCAGTGGTGTTTTTCTCTTGGACCATTCTGCTGATCTATTTGCTGATTGACCTGAAATATAAGCAGCGTGCTGTTGGGGCCTTTGTTCTCCCTTTCGCCTTTTTGGCGATGACCTGGGCACAATTACGTCTGGATTCGACGATTTCACCCCTGGTGCCGGCTCTGCAGAGTAACTGGCTGACCTACCATGTTATTACGTGCTTTCTTGGCTATGCGGCATTTGCTGTCGCTTGTGGCGTTTCAATCATGTATCTGATCAAGGTGGGTAAAGAGTCCGCTGACTCCGATGCTCCGGCCGGTGGCATTGTGGGATTGTTCCCCAGTGCAAAAATCCTTGACGATCTCAACTATAAAGCCATCATGATTGGTTTCCCCTTGCTGTCATTGGGGATTATCACAGGGGCTGCATGGGCTAACTATGCTTGGGGAACCTACTGGAGTTGGGACCCAAAAGAAACCTGGAGCCTGATTGTCTGGTTTATTTATGCTGCGTTTCTTCATGCCCGCATTACCCGTGGTTGGGCCGGGCGCAAGGCCGCGATCCTGTCGATTGTCGGTTTTGCCGCAACGATTTTCTGCTATCTCGGTGTTAACCTGTTGCTGGCCGGACTTCATTCCTACGGTTCGTAA
- a CDS encoding cytochrome c biogenesis protein ResB → MSAKQRGFLGGLWDFLCSLKLTIFILISLAITSIIGTVIQQNLSRQEYLRVFSEDTYRVLDSLQFFDMYHSWWFIGLLLLFCLNLTCCSIKRLPRVWRLVQNPSLTPSEQMLKAFSNVDEKLVKADLPTLVERMKAFVGAEFATAQVNEKDGSTYLYAEKAKYARFGVYVTHLSILIIFLGAIIGNLYGYKAFVNIPEGGESDRVWLRNGQASLPLGFSVRCEDFSVEFYGNSQRPKEYESILTVIENGEVVIANRHIEVNDPLSYKGITFYQSSYGPAGDEVISLKVQVRGEDKMDAFSLHRGQLVELPSGDRVRVADFTPMFRNFGPAARVEVLPKEGEPRTVTIFKNFPKFDEERGGDYIFTLVDFDQLYYTGLQVTKDPGVWVVWLGCTLMIVGCLVAFFISHRRVWVVLTPQEHNKVGVRLVGSAHRNQPAFELYFDELKKKFRDELSS, encoded by the coding sequence TTGAGTGCAAAGCAGCGTGGCTTTTTAGGTGGTCTGTGGGATTTTCTCTGTTCCCTGAAACTGACCATCTTTATTCTGATCTCTCTGGCGATCACCTCGATCATTGGAACGGTGATTCAGCAGAACCTCTCTCGACAGGAATACCTGCGGGTCTTCAGTGAGGATACGTATCGGGTACTGGACAGTCTGCAGTTTTTTGACATGTACCATTCCTGGTGGTTTATCGGTTTACTGTTGTTGTTCTGTCTCAATTTGACCTGTTGCTCGATCAAGCGGTTGCCGCGCGTATGGCGCTTGGTGCAAAATCCCTCGTTGACCCCCAGCGAGCAGATGCTCAAGGCGTTCTCCAACGTGGATGAGAAACTGGTTAAAGCGGATCTGCCGACTCTGGTTGAGCGGATGAAAGCATTTGTCGGGGCCGAATTTGCCACCGCACAGGTCAATGAAAAGGATGGCAGCACGTACCTCTATGCGGAAAAAGCCAAATACGCCCGTTTTGGTGTTTATGTAACGCACTTGTCCATTCTGATTATTTTTCTTGGCGCGATTATCGGCAATCTTTACGGATACAAAGCTTTTGTCAATATCCCTGAAGGCGGTGAGTCGGATCGCGTCTGGCTGCGTAACGGGCAGGCCTCACTTCCCCTTGGCTTTTCTGTGCGCTGCGAAGATTTTTCCGTAGAGTTCTACGGGAATTCTCAACGGCCTAAAGAGTATGAGAGCATCTTGACTGTCATTGAAAACGGCGAGGTGGTCATCGCAAATCGTCATATTGAGGTCAATGATCCGTTGAGCTACAAAGGGATCACCTTTTACCAGTCAAGCTACGGTCCGGCTGGCGATGAAGTGATTTCTCTCAAGGTCCAGGTTCGCGGAGAAGACAAGATGGATGCCTTCTCTCTGCATCGGGGGCAGTTGGTGGAGTTGCCGAGTGGTGATCGTGTCCGTGTTGCTGACTTTACCCCGATGTTTCGCAACTTTGGCCCTGCTGCGCGTGTTGAGGTTCTGCCGAAAGAGGGTGAACCCCGTACGGTCACTATTTTCAAAAACTTTCCAAAATTTGATGAAGAGCGCGGCGGTGACTATATCTTTACCCTGGTCGATTTTGACCAGTTGTATTATACCGGCCTGCAGGTCACGAAAGATCCGGGTGTCTGGGTGGTCTGGCTCGGTTGTACATTAATGATCGTCGGTTGCTTGGTGGCGTTTTTTATTTCCCATCGTCGCGTATGGGTGGTGTTGACGCCTCAGGAACACAACAAGGTCGGTGTTCGCCTGGTGGGTTCAGCTCATCGCAACCAGCCCGCATTTGAACTGTATTTTGACGAGTTGAAAAAGAAATTCCGTGACGAGCTTTCGTCGTAA
- the purE gene encoding 5-(carboxyamino)imidazole ribonucleotide mutase — protein MKQQPVIGILMGSDSDYDVMVEAAKVLKSFDVPFEMIVSSAHRSPLRTAEYASSAISRGVKALIVGAGAAAHLAGVVASETTLPIIAVPIDSSALKGLDALLATVQMPGGIPVATMAIGKAGAKNAGIFAVQLLALSDSVLAEKMVVSRQEMAQGVADKSDKLQQRLAADGL, from the coding sequence ATGAAGCAACAACCGGTCATTGGTATTTTGATGGGTAGTGATTCCGATTACGACGTGATGGTCGAGGCTGCCAAGGTTTTGAAATCATTCGACGTCCCGTTTGAGATGATTGTCAGCAGTGCTCACCGTTCACCGCTACGCACTGCCGAATATGCTTCAAGTGCGATTTCCCGTGGGGTCAAGGCTCTGATTGTCGGTGCCGGTGCTGCGGCTCATCTGGCTGGCGTCGTCGCTTCGGAAACCACTCTGCCGATCATCGCTGTTCCTATCGACAGTTCCGCCCTTAAAGGCCTTGATGCTTTACTGGCGACAGTTCAGATGCCTGGTGGTATCCCCGTTGCCACCATGGCGATCGGCAAGGCGGGTGCCAAAAATGCCGGTATCTTTGCGGTACAGTTGTTGGCTCTGTCTGATTCCGTACTGGCGGAAAAGATGGTGGTTTCGCGCCAGGAGATGGCTCAGGGCGTGGCCGATAAAAGTGATAAATTGCAGCAGCGACTTGCTGCTGATGGATTATAA
- the purD gene encoding phosphoribosylamine--glycine ligase, which translates to MKILVVGGGGREHALVWKIAQSPLVEKVFCAPGNPGMKELAETVHLAVDNIDGLCDFAKKEQIDLTVVGPELPLTLGIVDLFKAEGLAIFGPSKAAAQIEGSKGFSKDLMAKYGIKTAAYETFTDREAAVAYIRQQGAPIVVKVDGLAAGKGVILAQNEEEAVAAVDDILVKKVFGDAGDAVVVEEFLTGEEASFFAFTDGKNILPLASAQDHKQIFEGDKGPNTGGMGAYSPAPVVTDALYQRIVDEVVQPTIDGMAAEGCPYCGILFVGLMIENNDFKVLEFNARFGDPECQPLLSRMKSDVVPVLLDCARGELTTKALEWYDRAAVCVVLAAGGYPGSYGKGDVIEGIDAANAVDGVRVFHAGTAEKDGKIVTAGGRVLGVTGWGETVADAISKAYEGADKIQWNGMQMRRDIGQKALNR; encoded by the coding sequence ATGAAAATTCTCGTCGTTGGTGGGGGCGGTCGTGAACACGCCCTGGTATGGAAAATTGCCCAATCGCCTCTGGTGGAAAAAGTTTTTTGTGCGCCGGGTAATCCCGGTATGAAAGAACTGGCTGAAACTGTGCATTTGGCGGTTGATAATATCGACGGCCTGTGTGATTTTGCAAAAAAAGAACAAATTGATTTGACGGTCGTCGGCCCGGAGTTGCCGTTGACCCTGGGAATCGTTGATCTTTTCAAAGCCGAAGGGCTGGCTATTTTCGGTCCCAGTAAGGCTGCGGCTCAGATTGAGGGCAGTAAAGGCTTTTCCAAAGACTTGATGGCCAAGTACGGCATCAAGACGGCGGCGTATGAAACCTTTACCGATCGCGAAGCTGCTGTTGCGTATATTCGCCAACAGGGTGCTCCGATCGTGGTCAAGGTTGACGGCCTGGCGGCAGGAAAAGGTGTAATCCTGGCACAGAATGAAGAAGAAGCCGTTGCTGCTGTTGACGACATCCTGGTGAAAAAGGTTTTCGGCGACGCCGGTGATGCTGTGGTCGTCGAGGAATTTCTGACGGGTGAAGAAGCATCTTTCTTTGCTTTCACCGACGGCAAAAATATCCTGCCTTTGGCGTCGGCTCAGGACCATAAACAGATTTTTGAAGGGGACAAAGGTCCCAATACCGGTGGTATGGGTGCCTATTCGCCAGCTCCCGTGGTGACCGATGCTCTGTATCAGCGCATTGTTGATGAGGTGGTGCAGCCGACGATTGACGGTATGGCCGCTGAGGGCTGCCCGTATTGCGGCATTCTGTTTGTTGGTCTGATGATCGAAAATAATGACTTCAAGGTGTTGGAGTTCAATGCGCGATTTGGTGATCCCGAATGCCAGCCGTTGTTGTCACGCATGAAGTCGGACGTTGTGCCGGTTCTTCTTGATTGCGCCCGTGGCGAGCTGACCACGAAGGCTCTGGAATGGTATGACCGCGCTGCCGTCTGTGTCGTGCTGGCAGCTGGTGGCTATCCAGGCAGCTATGGTAAGGGCGACGTGATCGAAGGCATTGATGCGGCAAACGCGGTTGATGGTGTTCGCGTGTTCCATGCCGGCACCGCTGAAAAAGACGGCAAGATCGTCACCGCCGGGGGGCGGGTGCTCGGTGTGACGGGCTGGGGCGAAACTGTCGCCGATGCCATCAGCAAGGCCTACGAAGGTGCGGATAAGATCCAGTGGAACGGGATGCAAATGCGCCGCGATATCGGCCAGAAAGCCCTGAACCGATAA
- the purH gene encoding bifunctional phosphoribosylaminoimidazolecarboxamide formyltransferase/IMP cyclohydrolase: MAVIKRALVSVSDKTGVVDFARELSSYGVEILSTGGTAKLLRDEGLIVKDVSEYTGFPEMLDGRVKTLHPKVHGGLLGLRDNEQHVAKMAEHGIEPIDMVVVNLYPFEATVAKADCTLVDAIENIDIGGPTMLRSAAKNNRFVTVVVDHVDYATVLDEMRQSGGAVSEKTNFKLAVKVYQHTAAYDGAISNWLGNRIEDEVTTFPSALTLQFQQSQVMRYGENPHQNAAFYVEKNVAEASIATAKQLQGKELSYNNIGDTDAALECVKQFSEGPACVIVKHANPCGVAVGKTALEAYDRAFSTDPESAFGGIIALNCTLDGATAQAIVDRQFVEVIIAPTVSAEAVEIVKAKKNVRLLECGQWPETPADRFEYKRVNGGLLVQDADHALYDDLKVVTKRQPTEQEMKDLLFTWRVAKFVKSNAIVYGKDAMTIGVGAGQMSRVNSARIAAIKAEHAGLEVQGSAMASDAFFPFRDGLDNAAAVGVTAVIQPGGSIRDEEVIAAADEHGIAMVFTGMRHFRH; encoded by the coding sequence ATGGCCGTGATTAAACGTGCGCTTGTCAGTGTGTCCGACAAAACGGGTGTTGTCGATTTTGCTCGTGAGCTCAGTTCGTATGGTGTGGAAATTCTCTCAACGGGCGGCACCGCCAAGTTGCTGCGCGACGAAGGCCTGATAGTCAAGGATGTTTCGGAATATACCGGTTTTCCTGAAATGCTCGATGGTCGTGTGAAGACCTTGCATCCCAAGGTGCATGGTGGTCTGCTTGGATTGCGCGACAATGAGCAACATGTGGCGAAAATGGCTGAACACGGCATTGAGCCGATTGATATGGTCGTGGTTAACCTTTATCCCTTTGAGGCGACTGTTGCCAAGGCGGACTGCACTCTGGTGGACGCCATTGAGAATATCGATATCGGCGGCCCGACCATGCTGCGCAGCGCCGCAAAAAATAACCGTTTTGTCACCGTTGTGGTGGACCACGTCGACTACGCGACAGTGCTGGATGAAATGCGCCAAAGTGGTGGAGCAGTTTCTGAGAAAACCAATTTCAAGCTGGCGGTTAAAGTGTATCAGCACACTGCCGCTTATGACGGGGCCATTTCCAACTGGCTGGGCAACCGGATTGAAGACGAGGTCACGACATTCCCCAGCGCTCTGACCCTGCAATTTCAACAGAGCCAGGTGATGCGTTATGGCGAAAACCCGCATCAGAATGCCGCGTTCTATGTGGAAAAGAATGTTGCCGAGGCTTCAATTGCCACCGCGAAGCAGTTGCAGGGCAAGGAGTTGTCCTACAACAATATCGGTGATACGGATGCGGCTCTGGAGTGTGTCAAACAGTTCAGCGAAGGTCCGGCCTGTGTCATCGTCAAGCACGCCAACCCCTGTGGTGTGGCTGTCGGTAAAACCGCGCTGGAAGCTTATGATCGCGCATTCAGCACCGATCCCGAGTCTGCGTTTGGTGGCATCATCGCCCTGAACTGCACGCTGGATGGTGCAACGGCTCAGGCGATTGTCGATCGCCAATTCGTTGAGGTGATCATTGCCCCGACGGTAAGCGCTGAAGCGGTCGAGATCGTTAAGGCCAAGAAAAACGTACGCCTGCTTGAGTGTGGCCAATGGCCGGAAACTCCGGCGGACCGTTTTGAATACAAGCGTGTCAATGGTGGTCTGCTGGTTCAGGATGCTGACCATGCCCTCTATGATGATCTGAAAGTTGTCACCAAACGTCAGCCGACCGAGCAGGAGATGAAGGATCTGCTGTTTACCTGGCGGGTGGCAAAGTTCGTCAAATCCAATGCCATTGTTTATGGTAAGGATGCCATGACCATCGGCGTTGGTGCTGGTCAGATGAGTCGGGTTAACTCGGCGCGTATCGCTGCGATCAAGGCCGAGCATGCCGGTCTGGAAGTCCAGGGCTCGGCCATGGCTTCAGATGCTTTCTTCCCGTTCCGTGACGGGCTGGATAACGCTGCGGCCGTTGGTGTGACCGCCGTAATTCAGCCTGGGGGATCCATTCGTGATGAAGAAGTCATTGCTGCGGCTGATGAACATGGCATTGCCATGGTCTTTACCGGTATGCGTCATTTCCGTCATTGA
- a CDS encoding ASKHA domain-containing protein: MSSALRLALDLGTTTLCGRLLDAQGVVRAERTLFNPQAQFGRDVIRRLEVAHEGRSAELARVLEEGIADLTDQLLHDAGCVPDDLDSAAAAGNSAITLLLRQLPVDSLLFPPHRPAQKDGVNLSLSCLPVPLYLFPLVSGYVGGDLVAVLYSHPAPPAGSFFIDVGTNGEMALYTGEQWWVSSVAAGPAFEGGNISSGMPAGPGAICRVALDDDRLDLKTYDGGRPVGLCGSGLVELIATARLAGLVDQHGTLVECDAVDTNLSRYRVVADGQAALQLYRDARHRVLVTQDDIRQFQLAKAAVHAGAECLLERAGLTVDDLCQVVVTGALGFSLTADSLVTVGLLPEAMISKAVFEQGGVLNGLTRYLQTIEQERELEVLARELRPYPLSGTPHFERAFVAAMDFPPLA, from the coding sequence ATGTCGTCAGCCCTGCGTCTAGCTCTTGACCTTGGGACAACAACCCTGTGTGGGCGTCTTCTTGATGCACAGGGCGTCGTGCGTGCCGAGCGAACTCTGTTTAATCCTCAGGCCCAGTTCGGTCGCGATGTGATTCGTCGCTTGGAAGTCGCTCACGAAGGGCGTAGCGCAGAACTGGCCCGCGTGTTGGAAGAGGGAATTGCCGATCTGACGGATCAATTGCTGCATGATGCTGGCTGCGTTCCCGATGATCTCGATTCAGCGGCTGCTGCCGGAAACTCTGCAATCACCCTGTTGTTGCGACAGCTGCCGGTAGATTCCCTTCTTTTTCCACCTCATCGACCAGCACAAAAAGATGGCGTCAACCTGTCTTTGTCATGTTTACCCGTGCCGCTTTATCTGTTTCCTCTTGTCAGTGGCTATGTCGGTGGTGACCTCGTTGCTGTGCTTTACAGTCATCCTGCCCCGCCTGCTGGATCGTTCTTTATTGATGTTGGCACCAACGGCGAGATGGCTCTTTATACTGGAGAGCAATGGTGGGTCAGCTCCGTGGCTGCCGGTCCGGCGTTTGAAGGGGGAAATATTTCCAGCGGTATGCCTGCAGGACCGGGAGCTATCTGTCGGGTCGCTCTCGATGATGATCGTCTGGATCTGAAAACCTATGATGGTGGTCGTCCAGTGGGCTTGTGTGGCAGTGGTTTGGTCGAATTGATCGCCACAGCCCGGTTGGCTGGTCTGGTTGATCAGCATGGTACCCTCGTTGAGTGTGATGCGGTTGACACAAATTTGAGCCGCTATCGGGTTGTTGCCGATGGACAAGCGGCCCTTCAGCTGTATCGGGATGCCCGGCACAGGGTTCTCGTGACTCAGGACGATATTCGACAATTTCAACTCGCCAAAGCGGCGGTGCATGCTGGTGCGGAATGTCTTCTGGAACGTGCCGGCTTGACGGTTGATGATCTTTGCCAGGTCGTTGTGACCGGAGCGCTGGGCTTTTCACTGACAGCCGACAGTCTGGTCACGGTCGGTTTGTTGCCTGAGGCGATGATCAGTAAAGCGGTTTTTGAACAGGGTGGTGTCCTTAATGGCTTGACCCGTTATTTGCAAACGATTGAGCAGGAGAGGGAGCTTGAGGTGCTGGCTCGGGAATTACGTCCCTATCCGTTATCCGGAACCCCTCATTTCGAACGCGCATTCGTTGCCGCTATGGATTTTCCACCTCTCGCCTGA
- the alr gene encoding alanine racemase, which yields MYAHRPTHVAIDLNALRHNYHVLRSHMRPDWRLLAVVKADAYGHGAVPIAKTLEQAGVDLFGVAIVEEGLELRAAGISRPVLMLGGPWPGQERIVVEHDLHVAVFEIEQLQRLEHAAVQADKPCFCHLKIDSGMGRLGVRDEQLDDILQVFLDSDRLKLAGMMTHFALADCPDHPLTGQQQDHFKRALAKVRSAGLEPQYIHSANSAATFSAVNGGCNLVRPGIALYGGQPFEDRTLPLKPVMSFQTEIAHLKHLPTGSGVSYGHRFVAQRPSVIAAIPVGYADGYNRLLSNCGTALVQGREVRVAGTVCMDWTLLDVTDVPDVQCGDTVTLLGCDGEQCVLAEQWAEKIGTISYEVFCQISKRVPRHYLP from the coding sequence ATGTACGCACATCGTCCGACCCACGTCGCCATTGATCTGAATGCTTTACGACACAATTATCATGTGTTGCGCAGTCATATGCGTCCCGACTGGCGGTTGCTTGCCGTGGTCAAGGCGGATGCTTATGGGCATGGTGCCGTTCCGATTGCCAAAACTTTGGAGCAAGCTGGTGTCGACCTGTTCGGCGTGGCGATTGTTGAAGAGGGACTCGAACTGCGCGCGGCCGGAATCTCCAGACCGGTTCTCATGTTAGGTGGCCCGTGGCCAGGCCAGGAGAGGATTGTCGTTGAGCATGACCTGCATGTTGCCGTGTTCGAAATTGAACAGTTGCAGCGATTGGAACATGCTGCAGTTCAAGCAGATAAGCCCTGTTTTTGTCACCTGAAGATTGACAGTGGCATGGGTCGACTGGGTGTTCGCGATGAGCAACTGGACGATATTCTGCAGGTATTTCTCGATTCGGACCGCCTAAAACTGGCTGGCATGATGACCCATTTCGCTCTGGCAGATTGTCCGGACCATCCGTTGACCGGGCAACAGCAGGACCACTTCAAACGCGCCCTGGCCAAGGTCCGTTCCGCCGGACTGGAGCCGCAGTATATCCATTCCGCGAACAGTGCTGCGACCTTTTCGGCGGTCAACGGCGGCTGTAACCTGGTGCGCCCCGGTATTGCTCTGTATGGTGGTCAGCCCTTCGAGGATCGCACGTTACCCTTGAAGCCGGTGATGTCATTTCAGACAGAAATTGCCCATCTCAAGCATCTTCCGACGGGGAGCGGTGTGTCCTATGGTCATCGTTTTGTCGCTCAGCGTCCTTCCGTGATTGCGGCAATTCCCGTGGGCTATGCCGACGGTTACAATCGCTTATTGTCCAATTGCGGAACCGCTCTGGTACAAGGTCGTGAGGTTCGCGTGGCTGGTACCGTGTGCATGGACTGGACATTGCTCGATGTAACGGATGTTCCCGATGTGCAATGCGGAGATACTGTGACGTTGTTGGGCTGCGATGGCGAGCAGTGTGTTCTTGCGGAGCAATGGGCGGAAAAAATTGGTACAATTTCCTACGAGGTGTTCTGCCAGATCAGTAAGCGCGTCCCTCGTCATTACCTGCCCTGA